In Nicotiana tabacum cultivar K326 chromosome 17, ASM71507v2, whole genome shotgun sequence, one DNA window encodes the following:
- the LOC107776394 gene encoding sugar transporter ERD6-like 6, whose protein sequence is MSFREDSASCEEGLIRKPLLPPKGKDMARTSFRDDSASSEEGLIRKPLLHTGSWYRMGSRQSSNSMMESSPQILRESISIYLCVLIVALGSIQFGFTLGYTNPTQSDIMDDLVLSISEFSIFGSLANVGAMVGAIASGQISEYIGRKGTLMIASIPNISGWLAISFARDTSFLYMGRLMEGFGVGIISYVVPVYIAEISPQNMRGVLGSINNLCLTVGTMLAYLLGLFTPWRVLAILGMLPCTILIPGLFFIPESPRWLAKTGNFEDFETSLQVLRGFDTDISLEVNEIKRSVGSSSKKATIRFSELKRKRYYYPLLIGIGLLTLQQLSGINGVLFYSSNIFKSAGVSSSKAATFGLGAIQVIVTAIAASLVDRAGRRVLLIMSSSLMTVSSFLVAIAFYLKDLTPESWHPALGILSLVGLVVLVMAFGLGLGSIPWIIMSEILPVNIKSLGGSVATLANWLTSWIVTMTANLLLTWSKGGTFIIYAVMSASTIVFVRLWVPETKGRTLEEIQRSFR, encoded by the exons ATGAGTTTTCGAGAAGATTCCGCAAGCTGTGAGGAGGGGTTAATTCGAAAGCCATTACTGCCACCAAAAGGGAAAGACATGGCGCGGACGAGTTTTAGAGATGATTCAGCTAGCTCTGAGGAAGGGCTTATTAGGAAGCCATTGTTGCATACTGGGAGTTGGTATCGAATGGGGTCAAGGCAATCCAGCAATAGCATGATGGAATCATCGCCCCAAATACTTCGTGAATCAATCTCCATTTATCTCTGTGTCCTCATTGTTGCCTTAGGCTCCATCCAATTTGGCTTCACA TTGGGGTACACTAATCCTACGCAGTCTGACATCATGGACGACCTCGTACTTTCAATTTCAGAG TTTTCAATCTTTGGATCTTTAGCGAATGTGGGTGCAATGGTTGGTGCAATTGCAAGTGGTCAGATATCTGAATACATTGGCCGAAAAGGG ACGCTAATGATTGCATCAATTCCTAATATTAGTGGATGGCTTGCTATTTCATTTGCCAGA GACACTTCATTTTTATACATGGGAAGATTAATGGAAGGATTTGGTGTGGGGATTATTTCCTATGTG GTACCTGTATATATAGCGGAGATTTCACCTCAAAACATGAGAGGAGTCCTTGGATCCATTAATAAT CTCTGTTTAACAGTTGGGACAATGTTGGCATATCTATTGGGTCTCTTTACACCTTGGAGAGTGCTTGCAATTTTAG GAATGTTGCCATGCACAATATTGATACCTGGTCTGTTTTTTATACCAGAATCTCCTCGTTGGTTG GCTAAAACGGGGAATTTTGAGGATTTCGAAACTTCTTTGCAAGTTCTAAGGGGATTTGACACTGACATATCCTTAGAAGTGAATGAGATTAAG AGATCTGTGGGATCATCAAGTAAGAAAGCTACAATTAGGTTTTCTGAGCTTAAGAGAAAGCGATATTACTATCCTTTGCTG ATAGGTATAGGATTACTCACTCTCCAGCAACTCAGTGGCATTAATGGTGTCTTATTCTATTCCAGTAACATCTTCAAATCTGCTG GAGTTTCATCGAGTAAAGCTGCAACATTTGGACTCGGGGCTATTCAG GTCATTGTTACTGCTATAGCTGCATCACTTGTGGACAGGGCGGGTCGCAGGGTACTTCTTATT ATGTCCTCTTCGTTAATGACAGTTAGTAGCTTCCTTGTTGCAATAGCATTCTACCTAAAG GATCTTACGCCTGAATCTTGGCATCCTGCCTTAGGAATATTATCTCTGGTTGGACTTGTG GTTTTGGTGATGGCATTTGGTCTGGGATTAGGGTCCATTCCATGGATCATAATGTCTGAG ATACTACCAGTGAACATTAAAAGTCTAGGAGGCAGTGTTGCTACACTGGCCAATTGGCTAACATCATGGATTGTTACAATGACAGCAAACTTACTTTTGACTTGGAGCAAAGGAG GAACATTCATCATCTATGCAGTGATGTCGGCTTCTACAATTGTTTTTGTTAGACTTTGGGTTCCTGAAACCAAAGGAAGAACTCTTGAAGAGATTCAGCGTTCCTTCAGATGA